CTTTTCTCGGACCTAATTCTAGCGCAACAGTAATACCGTTCTGGTATAAATAATCCATCGTATCTGTCCAACGTACAGGGCTTATCATTTGCTTGTACAGCAAGTCATAAATTGAGAATTCATCATGTGGTAAGGCTGTTACATTGGAAACAACCGGCCACCTTCCCTTGCGTAGCGGGATTTTTTTTAGTTCTGCGGCAAGCTTATCTGCTGCAGGCTTCATCAGAATACTGTGAAAAGGCCCGCTTACTGTTAAATAGTTAACCTTACTATGTTCTAGACGTTTGATTTGCTCCACTATTCGAGCCATAGGTTCTGTATGTCCCGATAGCACGTACTGATTGTTTGAATTGTGACAGGCAATAGATATAACATCACGATCCGTAGATATCTCTTGACATAAGCTCTCCAGAATAGAAGCAGAAACATTCGCAACAGCAACCATAGTCCCTACCCCGTTGGCTGTAGCCTGCTGCATGAACATTCCTCGTTTTCTCACGATTTGAAGTCCATCTTGAAGGGAGAAAAAACCGCTGCACACCAATGCTGAGTATTCTCCTAAACTATGACCGGCCAACAGTTGAGGTTCCAGTTCCAGTATTTCTCTGCTAGCATAGTATGCAGCAAGACTGGCAGTAAGTAAGGCTGGTTGGGCATTCATGGTCTGAAGAAGCTCTTGGGAATCTCCTTCAAAGCAAAGTTTTGAGAGTTTTACACCTAAGATATCATCCGCTTCATCAAATAAACGCTTTACCACAGTAAAATTATCCCATAGTTCTTTACTCATTCCTACATATTGCGAACCCTGCCCAGGAAAAATAAAAGATACTTTATTCATCTGAAAACCTCTTCTCCAGTGAGCTTCCTGAATATGTGTACTTTTCAAATTTAACTTCTGTTGCAAGTTATAACCTTTATAGTATTAAAGCAGAAATTTATGATCGACATAATTAATGAAAAAAGAATCATTTAAAAACAAATTAAATCATATGTAATTACCGTGCACTAGCATTTAATAAGCTTGTATTAATAATTTATCAATCGTTATTCCAACCCATGTTTTACTCCTTTTACGAATTAAAATAACGATTTATTTCAACAAAGTCAATGAATAAGTCAACCTTAGAATGTTACATTTTTGTAAGTAAAAGGTCGCAAAATGTAGAAATTTGTTGATTATCATTAGATAAAGTCGTTTTCTTGAAAGAATAGCTTTTTTCATTATTTTCACTACATAAAAATAAATAAAATTAAATTATGCAATTGTTAAATATTTTTAAAAGATAAACAAATATACACTCTTATTATATTATTGTATTTATCCAAATTATGATATTATACTCTTTTTTGAACCTTGCTCTTAAGCTCAGATTGCTCTATGTTTGAAAACATAAATTAAAGACACTACATGAGTCAGATGTCCTTTACCCCATGAAATTGCTGCTTAAATCATAAATACTATGTAACAACTAAATAACTCTAATAGAATTTTAGAAATATACGCACGAAAAAATCTACAGATTTTACCAACTGATGAGTTTCGCAGTCTTCCACTGCCGCTCGCTTAGTCTTGAAAAAGTCTGTAGATTTTATAGATACTCGTATTCACGTTATGATCTCTCACTGCTCAAGACCTAGTTATAATCCTCCCAATAGCGATACTTCATTTCATTCTCACCTTTGGTGACGATAATCATGTTCTCGACATGTCCAGTTTCTTTATTTGTCCGGTAGATCATGGTACGGGTTTCTCCCTCATCAGGAACAGAGAACAGCACCTTGTCACTGATCATACCGCCACCAATGCCGACAACGTGTTCCCCCCAGCCGGAGGCTGCACCCGAACCTACTCCACTGACGCCAGTCCCGCGCGACAAAATAAGACCCATTCCATATCCGGTAACGGTCTGGGCCGTTTTACCTAGAGCGTGTTCTCCGGCTGATTGAGTATGCTTTTGGACCCAGTAATCGTATTTGTCCGTATTTTGCTCATAACTTATAATATTTCCTTTTTTATCTATAGATATATCTGTTTTGCTCCCGTCTTTACCTGTCAGTTCAGTGACGGCAACAAGGGAATCGGATGTGATCTTGGAAGTCTCTCCTGTATTGTAATCTGTACGAGTAACCGAGTCCTCGTATTGCAGCCTCAGGACATTCATCTGGTCGTGGATTTTCTGCATGACTTGCTTGTCGCCGATGGTCTCCGCGTTTTTCAATAGTTCCTCATATTGATGATATTTATCCGCGTCTGCCTGCTCCCACTCGTCTATATTTTTGGGTGAATTCACGATATCTTCAGCATGATTTCCAGCCTCTCCGCTGCCCGCCAGCGCTGCACTAGCGTTCATCGCTGCTGCCAAGGCTGACCAGAAGCCACGTGTGCTCCCAGCATCCGCATTTCTAAACTTCAATGCAATGCTTTTCAGCTCAATTTCAATGGATTGAACCTTATTTAATATAGAAGAAAGCGTATATTTAGCTGTGCGATAGTCATTATAAAAACGATTTCTCTCCATACCATCCCACTGGCTGTGAAGGCGGTTCATTGTGCTATCCAGACCGTTCAGCTGGTTATACAGTATGCCGTGGGCATTGGCAAATTGGGAGGCCACGTTATCCAGCTGCTCCGGTGTGACTTGGATTTTTGTCATGGTGATCACATCCCATCTTCGAAAATAGGAGATAGACATTAAAGTTTACAGTAATCCTTATTTCATATTGTAAGCTATAGAGGTCGGACATTCATGAGGATTTATACGTATTTGTGTATCCAGAAGCAGTTCCTTTGATATAATGAATCCATATGAGTTTATTTCGACAATATATTATTGAAAGTCAGGTGTAAGGACATGTCAGACAAAAAAATTATTTTTTTTGATATCGACGGTACATTACTGGACGATGAGAAGAAGATGCCGTTAACGGCTGAAAAAGCTGTCTTTGCTTTGAAAGAGCAAGGACATGAGGTAGCCATCGCAACAGGACGTGCGCCTTTTATGTTCAAGGATATCCGCGAGCAGTTAGAAATTGATTCCTACGTTAGCTTTAACGGGCAATATGTCGTGCTCCGTGGGGAAGTCGTCGCTACCAATCCGCTGAATCGAGAAGCCTTGCAAGCGATGACTGATCTGGCACTCACACATAATCATGCTCTCGTATATATGGATCATATGGACATGAAGGCTAATATTCCTAACGATGAGCTTGTGGAGAAATCGGTCCAAACGCTTAAGGCCAAGATTTCGGTTGGGTACGATCCGCTCTATTTCCAAGGGAGAGATATTTATCAGACGCTGTTAATGTGTACAGCAGAAGAAGAGCCTTACTATGAAGCGGTATTCAAAGCATTTGACTTTGTACGCTGGCATCCAAGTTCAGTGGACGTTGTTCCTCACTCTGGCTCTAAAGCAAAGGGAATCCGCGAAATTACATCCAGACTG
This window of the Paenibacillus polymyxa genome carries:
- the fabD gene encoding ACP S-malonyltransferase yields the protein MNKVSFIFPGQGSQYVGMSKELWDNFTVVKRLFDEADDILGVKLSKLCFEGDSQELLQTMNAQPALLTASLAAYYASREILELEPQLLAGHSLGEYSALVCSGFFSLQDGLQIVRKRGMFMQQATANGVGTMVAVANVSASILESLCQEISTDRDVISIACHNSNNQYVLSGHTEPMARIVEQIKRLEHSKVNYLTVSGPFHSILMKPAADKLAAELKKIPLRKGRWPVVSNVTALPHDEFSIYDLLYKQMISPVRWTDTMDYLYQNGITVALELGPRKVLGQLMKERYPSISTFSINTSSSLKEADKWLSKQQTTRKFTLERLEEGFAAALIARNRNGDYKQHMEGVVYPSQQIRNRINQLQNHKNDTAYNAVNTEVLELIRTILTTKQVPEQEQQTILNMI
- a CDS encoding WXG100 family type VII secretion target, whose amino-acid sequence is MTKIQVTPEQLDNVASQFANAHGILYNQLNGLDSTMNRLHSQWDGMERNRFYNDYRTAKYTLSSILNKVQSIEIELKSIALKFRNADAGSTRGFWSALAAAMNASAALAGSGEAGNHAEDIVNSPKNIDEWEQADADKYHQYEELLKNAETIGDKQVMQKIHDQMNVLRLQYEDSVTRTDYNTGETSKITSDSLVAVTELTGKDGSKTDISIDKKGNIISYEQNTDKYDYWVQKHTQSAGEHALGKTAQTVTGYGMGLILSRGTGVSGVGSGAASGWGEHVVGIGGGMISDKVLFSVPDEGETRTMIYRTNKETGHVENMIIVTKGENEMKYRYWEDYN
- a CDS encoding Cof-type HAD-IIB family hydrolase, whose translation is MSDKKIIFFDIDGTLLDDEKKMPLTAEKAVFALKEQGHEVAIATGRAPFMFKDIREQLEIDSYVSFNGQYVVLRGEVVATNPLNREALQAMTDLALTHNHALVYMDHMDMKANIPNDELVEKSVQTLKAKISVGYDPLYFQGRDIYQTLLMCTAEEEPYYEAVFKAFDFVRWHPSSVDVVPHSGSKAKGIREITSRLGIADENQYAFGDGLNDVEMLTTIHNSVAMGNGCDEAKAAAKMVTKRADEDGILYGLQKLGLLS